A window of Streptomyces broussonetiae genomic DNA:
CTCGCCATCGGTGTGTACGGCGCGCTCGCCGAGCCCCGCCCCGAACAGGCGCTGCTGCTGGCCGTCAACCACTCGGGCGACAGCGACTCCACCGGCTCGATCTGCGGCAACCTCCTCGGCACGCTGCACGGCGACACCGGTCTGCCGCACGACTGGGTGGCCCGGGTGGAGGGCCGGTACCGCATCGCCGCGCTCGCCGACGACCTGGCGGCCGAGTACGCACGCGGCTGACGGCGCCTTCACGGCGGAGTAGGCGCGCGGCCGGCGTGGCAGGCTGAACGTGGACCTGCACCTGCACCTGATCCGAAATCCGAACCCCGCCGTCCCGCCGCCCCGAAGGGAGCCGAAGGCCATGGCCGTGGAACCGCTGTCGCAGAAGGAGATCGAGGACCGGCTGGCGGAGCTGCCGGGCTGGTCGGTGGAGGAGGGCCGGCTGACCCGCTCCTACCGGCTCGGCTCGCATGTCGCGGCGGCGGCGTTCGTCATGCACATCGCCGCCGTCCAGGACGAGCTGGACCACCACTCCGACCTCACCCTCGGCTACCACACCGTCCTTCTCAGCGTGCACACGCACAGCGCGGGCGGCGCCCTCACCGAGAAGGACTTCGGTCTCGCCCGCAGGGTGGAGGACGTCGCCCCAGGTCACGGCGCACACTGACAGGCGTGCTCGATTACGACAAGGAAGCCGACGCCTACGACGCGTCCCGCGGCGGCGAGGCTCGCGCCCACGCCGCCACCGAAGCCCTGCTCGACCTGATCCCCGAGGGGCCGGGCCGGCTGCTCGACGTGGCCTGTGGCACCGGCATCGTCACTCGGCGGCTGGCCGCCCGCCGCCCCGCGCTGCGGGTGACCGGCGCCGACCTCGCCACTGCCATGGTCCGCCGGGCGGGGGCGAGGCTGCCGGGCGCGATCGTCCGCGCCGACAGCCGCCGCCTGCCCTTTCCCACCGGCGGATTCGACGCCGTCATCAGCATCTGGCTGCTGCACCTGCTGGACGACGCCGAGGACGCCCGCGCCGTCGTCGCCGAGTGCGCCCGGGTGCTGAGGCCCGGCGGGATCTACGTCACCACCGTCGACAAGGCCGCCGCGCACGACGTCGGCAGCGACATCGACTCCGTCCTCGCCTCCCGCCCGCGCCGCCCCGCCCAGGACGCCGCCGCCACCGTCACCGCGCACGCCGCCCGGCACGGGCTGGAACCGGCCGGCGCCACCAGCTTCCGCGGCGTCGGGCAGGGCCGCAGCCCCCGCGCCACCATCGCCGATCTGCGCCGCGGCTGGTTCACCCAGCTGGCGCCGGACGGGCCGCGCACCGAGGAGTTCGCGACGCGCCTCGCGGGCCTTCCGGACCAGGACCGCCCACGGCCGGACCCGGTGTTCGAGGTGCGTGCCTACCGCAAGCCGACCACGGACCGACTCCCACACCTTCCGTGCGAGCCGCGGAAACCGTGAACGCGACGGCCGGGCGGTCCCCTGTGTCGTGGGGACCGCCCGTCGCGGTACAGGGGCCAGTGGCGGGGCGACTGCCCGGGCCCGGAACCAACCAGTGGGAGCGCTCCCATAGTGGAGACGGCCCGGTGCGCGGTCAAGGTGCTCGAAGAGTCGAAAAGATTCGACGGACACCCTTGCGGAAAAGTCGGCAACTCCCCTGGGCATCCAAGCCACTTGGCGCTACCTTCCTTCGCACCAGTGGGAGCGGTTCCAGTCAGTCGACGCGCCTGTGACGGCGCGCCAAACTGCAAGGAGTCGCTCATGCGACACCCCCCGCGTTCAGTACTCTTGTCCACCGCCGGCGCGGGCGCGCTCATCGCGGGCGCGCTCGTCCCGGTGGTGTCGGCCCAGGGGGCCACGCCCGCCTGCACGGTGGAGTACTCCGTCACCAACCAGTGGGCCGGCGGCTTCCAGGGCTCGGTGACCATCACCAACAACGCCTCGGCACTGAGCAGTTGGCGGCTCGCCTTCGACTTCGCCGACGGCCAGCAGGTGACCCGGGGCTGGAACGCCACCTGGTCCCAGTCCGGCGCCACCGTGACCGCGGCCAACGAGAGCTACAACGGCTCCCTCGGCTCCGGCGCGCGCGTGACCACCAACTTCCTCGGCTCCTGGGCGGGCAGCAACGCCGCACCGACGGCCTTCACGCTCAACGGCACGACCTGCGCCCTCGACGGGGAGCCCCCGCCGACCCCGCCGGCCTCCCCGCCCTCGAGCGGCACCGCGCCCGCCCTGCACGTCTCGGGCACCGGGCTCGTGGACGCCTCCGGCACGGCGCACCGGCTGCTCGGCGTCAACCGCTCCGGCGGCGAGTTCATGTGCGTGCAGGGCCACGGCATCTGGGACGGACCGGTGGACGACACGGCGATCCAGGCCATCGCCGACTGGAAGGCCGATGCGGTCCGCATCCCGCTCAACGAGGAGTGCTGGCTGGGCCTTTCCGGCATCAAGCCCGAGTACGGCGGCGCCGCCTACATCAGCGCCGTGAAGGACCTGGTGACCCGCGTCGAGGCCCACGGCCTGACGCCGGTCCTCGACCTGCACTGGTCCTACGGCCAGTACACCGGCAACTCGGCCGGCTGCTCCGACATCCACGCCACCTGCCAGAAGCCGATGCCCGACGCGCAGTACAGCCCGTCGTTCTGGGCGTCGGTGGCGAACACCTTCAAGGACGACCCGGCGCCGGTCTTCGACCTGTTCAACGAGCCGTATCCGGACCGGGCGACCACCGACCCGGCCGATGCCTGGAGGTGCTGGCGGGACGGCGGGACCTGCCCCGGGATCTCGTACGAGGTCGCCGGCATGCAGGATCTCGTCGACAGTGTCCGCGGTACCGGATCCAGGAACGTCATCATGGTCGGCGGTCTGGCGTACGCGAACGACCTCAGCCGGTGGACCGCATACAAACCCACCGCCCCGGCAGGCAACCTCGCCGCCTCCTACCACGGCTACAACTTCAACGCCTGCGCGAGCGAGAGCTGCTGGAACTCCACCCTCGCCCCGGTCGCGGACCAGGTGCCCCTGATCGCCGGCGA
This region includes:
- a CDS encoding 4a-hydroxytetrahydrobiopterin dehydratase, coding for MAVEPLSQKEIEDRLAELPGWSVEEGRLTRSYRLGSHVAAAAFVMHIAAVQDELDHHSDLTLGYHTVLLSVHTHSAGGALTEKDFGLARRVEDVAPGHGAH
- a CDS encoding class I SAM-dependent methyltransferase, with the protein product MLDYDKEADAYDASRGGEARAHAATEALLDLIPEGPGRLLDVACGTGIVTRRLAARRPALRVTGADLATAMVRRAGARLPGAIVRADSRRLPFPTGGFDAVISIWLLHLLDDAEDARAVVAECARVLRPGGIYVTTVDKAAAHDVGSDIDSVLASRPRRPAQDAAATVTAHAARHGLEPAGATSFRGVGQGRSPRATIADLRRGWFTQLAPDGPRTEEFATRLAGLPDQDRPRPDPVFEVRAYRKPTTDRLPHLPCEPRKP
- a CDS encoding cellulose binding domain-containing protein gives rise to the protein MRHPPRSVLLSTAGAGALIAGALVPVVSAQGATPACTVEYSVTNQWAGGFQGSVTITNNASALSSWRLAFDFADGQQVTRGWNATWSQSGATVTAANESYNGSLGSGARVTTNFLGSWAGSNAAPTAFTLNGTTCALDGEPPPTPPASPPSSGTAPALHVSGTGLVDASGTAHRLLGVNRSGGEFMCVQGHGIWDGPVDDTAIQAIADWKADAVRIPLNEECWLGLSGIKPEYGGAAYISAVKDLVTRVEAHGLTPVLDLHWSYGQYTGNSAGCSDIHATCQKPMPDAQYSPSFWASVANTFKDDPAPVFDLFNEPYPDRATTDPADAWRCWRDGGTCPGISYEVAGMQDLVDSVRGTGSRNVIMVGGLAYANDLSRWTAYKPTAPAGNLAASYHGYNFNACASESCWNSTLAPVADQVPLIAGEIGENTCAHGFVDQAMKWFDAHNLSYLGWTWNTWDCSSGPSLISAYDGTPTAYGTGLRDHLRALNP